A window of Candidatus Hydrogenedentota bacterium contains these coding sequences:
- a CDS encoding tetratricopeptide repeat protein, which yields MVFGGETAESYYDEGVTASMRGDVAQAVQYFEKALQLDPYYVACYHQLGRCKVRQGALQEAVECFYRVIKARPHLIPPRLDLAFALLEGGNTKRAAEAFDAVAAEKPENPRAMQGLAACAFAEGDWARACALATQAVNLGGANFATLYLQARAARLAGNTVLAAEAFDEAGALLEKLAESNPDQPEPYYLRGELQFARLNFAAALDAYQAAENRMADRTHYYSFGEHFDITDVLEKRGMCLLRLDRLADARALGREIREIKPRSRIAAVLLGEAGDAPAP from the coding sequence ATGGTGTTTGGCGGCGAGACGGCGGAAAGCTACTACGACGAAGGCGTGACCGCCAGCATGCGCGGCGACGTGGCGCAGGCGGTGCAATATTTCGAGAAGGCGCTCCAGCTCGACCCCTACTACGTCGCCTGCTACCACCAGCTCGGGAGATGCAAGGTTCGCCAGGGCGCGCTCCAGGAGGCCGTGGAATGCTTCTACCGCGTGATCAAGGCGCGCCCCCACCTGATCCCGCCCCGCCTCGATCTCGCCTTCGCGCTCCTCGAAGGCGGCAACACGAAGCGCGCCGCGGAGGCCTTCGACGCCGTGGCGGCGGAGAAACCCGAGAATCCCCGCGCCATGCAGGGGCTCGCGGCCTGCGCCTTCGCCGAGGGCGACTGGGCGCGCGCCTGCGCCCTGGCCACCCAGGCGGTGAACCTCGGCGGCGCCAATTTCGCCACGCTCTACCTCCAGGCGCGCGCGGCCCGGCTCGCCGGGAATACCGTCCTGGCGGCGGAGGCCTTCGACGAGGCCGGCGCGTTGCTCGAAAAACTCGCCGAAAGTAATCCCGACCAGCCCGAGCCGTATTACCTGCGGGGCGAACTCCAGTTCGCCCGCCTCAATTTCGCCGCCGCGCTCGACGCCTACCAGGCCGCCGAAAACCGCATGGCCGACCGCACACACTACTACTCCTTCGGCGAACATTTCGACATCACGGACGTCCTGGAGAAGCGCGGAATGTGCCTGCTCCGCCTCGATCGCCTCGCCGACGCCCGGGCGCTCGGTCGGGAGATACGCGAGATCAAGCCCAGGAGCCGGATCGCCGCCGTACTCCTCGGCGAGGCGGGAGACGCGCCCGCGCCATGA
- the aroB gene encoding 3-dehydroquinate synthase, with protein sequence MRTVNVELGERAYPILIGSDILDRLPEMVARTGVKGRLGIVTDSNVGPLYADRVRTLLEDAGHGVDVHTMPAGEPNKRMAAVEAICGTFLAGGLDRTSLVLALGGGVVGDVAGYAAASFMRGVPFIQIPTTIVAQVDSSVGGKTGVNHPLGKNTIGAFHQPLGVLVDMALLQTLPDRELRAGLAEAIKHGIIADEDLFAFMEQNAAAILAMDPEALAVPILRSCEIKAAVVAGDEKEHGARANLNYGHTFGHAIEAVTRYETFLHGEAIAIGMVAAGALSRELGLVDDAFVARQRAVFEAYGLPVAWPELPADDVVQAMRKDKKVRAGTLKFIVADRIGHVVQRTDITEAQVRAALDAVSRAPA encoded by the coding sequence CTGCGCACGGTCAACGTAGAACTGGGCGAACGTGCCTACCCGATCCTGATCGGAAGCGATATCCTCGACCGCCTCCCGGAAATGGTCGCGCGCACCGGCGTGAAGGGCCGTCTGGGCATCGTGACCGACTCCAATGTCGGCCCGCTTTACGCCGATCGTGTCCGCACCCTGCTGGAGGACGCCGGTCACGGGGTGGACGTACACACGATGCCCGCCGGCGAACCGAACAAGCGCATGGCCGCCGTGGAAGCCATCTGCGGGACCTTCCTCGCCGGCGGTCTGGATCGCACCAGCCTCGTGCTCGCGCTCGGCGGCGGCGTCGTGGGCGATGTCGCCGGCTACGCGGCCGCCTCCTTCATGCGCGGCGTTCCGTTCATCCAAATCCCCACGACCATCGTGGCCCAGGTGGACTCGAGCGTTGGCGGCAAGACCGGCGTCAACCACCCGCTCGGCAAGAACACCATTGGCGCGTTCCACCAGCCGCTCGGCGTGCTCGTGGACATGGCGCTGCTGCAGACCCTGCCCGATCGCGAGCTACGCGCCGGCCTGGCGGAGGCCATCAAGCACGGCATCATTGCCGACGAAGACCTCTTCGCCTTCATGGAGCAAAATGCCGCCGCCATCCTCGCCATGGACCCCGAAGCCCTCGCCGTGCCGATTCTCCGCTCCTGCGAGATCAAGGCCGCGGTCGTCGCGGGGGACGAAAAGGAACACGGCGCCCGCGCAAACCTGAACTACGGCCATACCTTCGGCCACGCCATCGAGGCGGTGACCCGCTACGAGACCTTCCTTCACGGCGAGGCGATCGCCATCGGCATGGTGGCCGCCGGCGCCCTCTCCCGCGAGCTGGGGCTTGTGGACGACGCCTTTGTTGCGCGGCAGCGGGCGGTCTTCGAGGCCTACGGACTGCCGGTCGCCTGGCCGGAACTCCCGGCCGACGACGTCGTCCAGGCGATGCGCAAGGACAAGAAAGTCCGCGCGGGCACACTCAAGTTTATCGTGGCGGATCGCATCGGCCATGTGGTGCAGCGAACCGACATAACCGAGGCGCAGGTGCGCGCGGCGCTCGACGCCGTGAGCCGCGCGCCCGCATAA
- a CDS encoding IS4 family transposase: MESLPNDDLSNWKLLLGFLPENWESLGRESGALLRMRGFPDAECLLRTLLVYLVEGRSLKHTALRAEKAGLTSVSSVAIWKRLKQSGEWFRLMNEALLGVWCRRECPEGLLAGRRIRLVDGTTVSEPGKTGSCWRIHYSIDLATLRCDYVRIFEKSSGETFRRFEVTQGDVLIGDRVYANRPGIRHVISHGGDAIVRLPYSNVPLANGAGSPVDMLAHLRTLDTCDIGEWHWCIPPADDNDEAIPVRVCAVKKSETAAEIARKKILRTAQKSNFEASPEALEAAGYFIVLTTLPQRAAPAAQVLELYRGRWQIELVFKRLKSILHLGHLPKKEPDGARAWLQGKLFIASLTETLIAAGEDFSPWGYLLGIEKKPLAGDRIHV, from the coding sequence ATGGAATCGCTTCCAAATGATGACCTTTCGAACTGGAAATTGCTCCTGGGCTTTCTGCCGGAGAACTGGGAGAGCTTGGGTCGTGAATCGGGAGCGTTGCTTCGTATGCGGGGCTTTCCCGATGCGGAGTGCCTGCTGCGCACGTTACTTGTCTACCTGGTGGAGGGCAGGTCTTTGAAGCATACCGCCCTTCGAGCCGAGAAGGCTGGCCTTACGTCGGTTTCCTCGGTGGCTATTTGGAAGCGATTGAAGCAATCTGGAGAGTGGTTTCGCCTTATGAATGAGGCCCTTCTTGGAGTGTGGTGCCGTCGCGAATGTCCGGAGGGACTTCTTGCCGGTCGCCGGATTCGGTTGGTGGATGGTACGACCGTCAGCGAGCCAGGCAAAACGGGAAGCTGCTGGCGCATACATTACTCGATAGATCTGGCCACGCTTCGGTGTGACTATGTGAGGATCTTTGAAAAGTCCAGCGGCGAAACATTCCGCCGCTTTGAGGTAACCCAGGGGGATGTGCTCATTGGAGATCGTGTCTATGCCAATCGCCCAGGGATCAGGCATGTGATTTCTCATGGGGGCGATGCGATCGTACGCCTCCCCTATTCGAATGTCCCACTGGCGAACGGCGCGGGTTCGCCCGTCGATATGTTGGCGCACTTGCGGACGCTGGATACGTGCGACATAGGCGAATGGCATTGGTGCATCCCGCCAGCGGATGACAACGACGAGGCCATTCCAGTGCGTGTATGCGCGGTCAAGAAGAGTGAGACAGCGGCGGAAATCGCGCGAAAGAAAATTCTCCGGACCGCCCAGAAAAGCAATTTCGAAGCCAGCCCCGAGGCGCTCGAAGCGGCAGGATACTTCATTGTCCTGACGACATTGCCGCAACGCGCCGCCCCCGCCGCGCAAGTTCTTGAGCTCTATAGGGGCCGATGGCAGATAGAGCTCGTGTTCAAGCGCCTCAAATCTATCCTCCATCTGGGCCACCTCCCCAAAAAAGAGCCCGATGGCGCGCGCGCCTGGCTTCAGGGAAAACTCTTCATCGCATCGCTTACCGAGACCCTCATCGCTGCCGGTGAGGATTTTTCCCCCTGGGGATACCTGCTTGGAATCGAGAAGAAGCCGCTGGCGGGAGACCGAATACATGTTTGA
- a CDS encoding Gfo/Idh/MocA family oxidoreductase has protein sequence MSKRVKVGIIGCGAIAERLHIPDYATCGQADLVAFCDASRPRAAAMAERFAPEAQIYTDYRELLKNPEVEAVSVCMPNKYHGECSIMAARAGKHVMVEKPMAMSLAEAKKMVAESKKAGKLLVVNQSMRNYPAHKKAREIIQSGFLGEVLHVTGMCGHEGPEHWAPDAKWFFKKKDARFGAMADLGVHKADAIRFITGKEVEEIRAFYGTLEKKRTDVEDNFVSSFTFKDGGMGTLAASWTLQGGMMNYTIIHCTKGTLEVLLHADKPLVARMTNPRCEIVFDLPPAPIRYEDSWGLDIGGSFVRAILGQEEPFCSGEEGLKSLAVILAAEKAADTKRTVKVAY, from the coding sequence GTGTCCAAACGTGTCAAAGTAGGAATTATCGGCTGCGGCGCCATCGCCGAACGCCTCCACATCCCCGACTACGCCACCTGCGGCCAGGCCGACCTGGTGGCCTTCTGCGATGCGAGCCGCCCGCGCGCCGCGGCCATGGCCGAGCGCTTCGCGCCCGAGGCCCAGATCTACACCGACTACCGGGAGCTGCTGAAAAATCCGGAGGTCGAAGCCGTCTCCGTCTGTATGCCCAACAAATACCACGGCGAGTGCAGCATCATGGCCGCCCGCGCCGGCAAGCACGTCATGGTGGAAAAGCCCATGGCCATGAGCCTGGCCGAGGCGAAGAAAATGGTCGCCGAATCGAAAAAGGCCGGTAAGCTCCTCGTCGTGAACCAGAGCATGCGCAACTACCCCGCCCACAAGAAGGCGCGCGAGATCATCCAGAGCGGTTTTCTCGGCGAGGTGCTGCACGTGACCGGCATGTGCGGGCACGAGGGCCCGGAACACTGGGCGCCCGACGCGAAATGGTTCTTCAAGAAGAAGGACGCGCGCTTCGGAGCCATGGCCGACCTGGGCGTGCACAAGGCCGACGCCATCCGCTTTATCACCGGAAAGGAAGTGGAGGAGATCCGCGCCTTCTACGGCACCCTGGAGAAGAAGCGCACCGACGTGGAGGACAACTTCGTCTCCTCCTTCACCTTCAAGGATGGCGGCATGGGCACGCTGGCCGCCTCGTGGACCCTGCAGGGCGGCATGATGAACTACACCATCATCCACTGCACGAAGGGCACGCTCGAAGTGCTGCTTCACGCCGACAAGCCGCTCGTGGCGCGCATGACCAATCCCCGCTGCGAGATCGTGTTCGATCTGCCCCCCGCACCCATCCGTTATGAGGACTCGTGGGGCCTCGACATCGGCGGTTCCTTCGTGCGCGCCATCCTTGGCCAGGAAGAGCCCTTCTGCTCCGGCGAAGAGGGTCTCAAGAGCCTCGCCGTGATCCTGGCCGCCGAAAAGGCCGCGGATACGAAGCGCACCGTGAAAGTGGCGTACTGA
- a CDS encoding M42 family metallopeptidase, whose amino-acid sequence MRKESLDFLKKLLATPSPSGFEEKIQRVCKSYMEPFTDEIYKDVHGNQYHVLNKKADIRIMLAGHVDEIGLMVNTIDSKGFIGFVPIGGVDGTVLGGQRVTVHGAKGAVEGVIGRKAIHLTPEADRNKPLEMHQMWVDIGAKDKKDAEKHVGIGDPITISVGYQELLNDMVVARALDDRVGAFVILEAVRLLAKKKINVAVYAVTTVQEEIGLRGAITSAYGCDPHAGLAVDVAWATDHPKGEGDRYGETAIGEGPIISRGPNINPVVHKGILAAAKKAKIPIQHLAMPRGTGTDANAMQLSRGGTATGLIGIPNRYMHTPVELVSLKDVENAAKLIAEWILSLKANASFIPQ is encoded by the coding sequence ATGCGCAAGGAATCGCTGGATTTTCTGAAGAAGTTGCTGGCCACGCCGAGCCCCTCGGGCTTTGAAGAGAAGATCCAGCGGGTCTGCAAAAGCTACATGGAGCCGTTTACGGACGAAATCTACAAGGACGTCCACGGCAACCAGTACCACGTGCTGAACAAGAAGGCGGACATCCGCATCATGCTGGCGGGGCACGTGGACGAGATCGGCCTGATGGTGAACACCATCGATTCCAAGGGCTTCATCGGCTTCGTGCCGATTGGCGGGGTCGACGGTACGGTGCTGGGCGGACAGCGGGTCACGGTGCATGGCGCGAAGGGCGCGGTGGAGGGCGTGATCGGGCGCAAGGCGATCCACCTGACGCCGGAAGCCGACCGGAACAAGCCGCTGGAAATGCACCAGATGTGGGTCGATATCGGCGCGAAGGACAAGAAGGACGCCGAGAAACACGTGGGTATTGGCGACCCGATCACGATTTCGGTCGGCTACCAGGAACTCCTCAACGACATGGTGGTCGCGCGCGCGCTGGACGATCGCGTGGGCGCGTTTGTGATCCTCGAAGCCGTCCGGCTGCTGGCGAAGAAGAAGATCAACGTGGCGGTGTACGCGGTGACCACGGTCCAGGAGGAGATCGGGCTGCGCGGGGCCATCACCAGCGCCTACGGCTGCGATCCGCATGCGGGCCTGGCGGTGGACGTGGCGTGGGCGACGGACCACCCCAAGGGCGAGGGTGATCGCTACGGCGAGACGGCCATCGGCGAGGGCCCGATCATCAGCCGCGGCCCGAACATCAACCCGGTGGTCCACAAGGGCATCCTCGCGGCCGCGAAGAAGGCGAAGATCCCGATCCAGCACCTGGCGATGCCGCGCGGCACGGGCACCGACGCCAACGCGATGCAGCTGAGCCGCGGCGGCACGGCCACGGGCCTGATCGGCATTCCCAACCGCTACATGCACACGCCTGTGGAACTGGTTTCCCTCAAGGACGTGGAAAACGCGGCAAAGCTCATCGCCGAGTGGATCCTGTCGCTCAAGGCAAACGCGAGCTTTATTCCGCAGTAG
- the aceA gene encoding isocitrate lyase: MSSDNGKNQNPLIDQDEVQAIKALWESDRFKGVTRPYTAEKVLELRGSMKIEYTIATKMAEKLWGYVNEPGDGYVNALGALTGNQAIQQVEAGLRAIYLSGWQVAGDANLSCTMYPDQSLYPSNSVPAIVERINNALMRRDQVQTISGVKKHDYFQPIVADAEAGFGGPLNAYELMLQMIQAGAAGVHFEDQLASAKKCGHLGGKVLVPSREFIGKLNAARLAADVAGVPTVLVARTDADAAGLLTSDIDDRDQPFCTGERTVEGFYVTRPGIEQAIARGLNYAPYADLIWCETSTPDLAAAKQFAEAIHAQYPGKLLAYNCSPSFNWRAKLSDADIARFQNEIGAMGYKFQFITLAGFHNLNLGMWKLANGYRERQMSAFVEMQQEEFAEEKKGFGAVKHQAFVGTGFFDAITNAVSDGESSVTALSGSTEAEQFH, translated from the coding sequence ATGAGCAGTGACAACGGCAAGAACCAGAACCCCCTGATCGATCAGGATGAAGTCCAGGCCATTAAGGCCCTCTGGGAGTCCGACCGCTTTAAGGGCGTCACCCGCCCGTACACCGCCGAGAAGGTGCTCGAGCTGCGCGGCTCGATGAAGATCGAATACACGATCGCCACGAAGATGGCCGAGAAGCTCTGGGGCTACGTGAACGAGCCCGGCGACGGCTACGTGAACGCGCTGGGCGCCCTGACGGGCAACCAGGCGATCCAGCAGGTGGAGGCGGGGCTCCGCGCGATCTACCTGTCCGGCTGGCAGGTGGCGGGCGACGCGAACCTGTCCTGCACGATGTACCCCGACCAGAGCCTGTACCCGTCGAACAGCGTCCCGGCGATCGTGGAGCGCATCAACAACGCCCTCATGCGGCGCGACCAGGTGCAGACGATCAGCGGCGTGAAGAAGCACGATTACTTCCAGCCCATCGTGGCGGACGCGGAAGCCGGTTTCGGCGGCCCGCTGAACGCGTACGAGCTGATGCTGCAGATGATCCAGGCCGGCGCGGCGGGCGTCCACTTTGAGGACCAGCTGGCTTCCGCGAAGAAGTGCGGCCACCTGGGCGGCAAGGTGCTTGTGCCGAGCCGCGAGTTCATCGGCAAACTCAACGCCGCGCGCCTGGCGGCGGATGTCGCGGGCGTGCCGACGGTGCTGGTGGCCCGCACCGACGCGGACGCGGCCGGCCTGCTGACCAGCGACATCGATGATCGCGACCAGCCGTTCTGCACCGGCGAGCGCACGGTGGAAGGCTTCTACGTGACGCGGCCGGGCATCGAGCAGGCGATCGCGCGCGGCCTGAACTACGCGCCCTATGCCGACCTGATCTGGTGCGAGACCAGCACGCCGGACCTGGCCGCCGCGAAGCAGTTCGCCGAGGCCATCCACGCGCAGTATCCCGGGAAGCTCCTGGCGTACAACTGCTCGCCGTCGTTCAACTGGCGGGCGAAGCTGAGCGACGCGGACATCGCGCGCTTCCAGAACGAGATCGGCGCGATGGGCTACAAGTTCCAGTTCATCACGCTGGCGGGCTTCCACAACCTGAACCTGGGCATGTGGAAGCTGGCGAACGGCTACCGCGAGCGCCAGATGTCGGCCTTCGTGGAGATGCAGCAGGAGGAGTTCGCGGAGGAGAAGAAGGGCTTCGGCGCGGTGAAGCACCAGGCCTTCGTGGGCACGGGCTTCTTCGACGCGATCACGAACGCCGTGAGCGATGGCGAGTCCTCCGTCACCGCGCTGAGCGGTTCGACGGAAGCCGAGCAGTTCCACTGA
- the aceB gene encoding malate synthase A — translation MASIDVPEGLEILGPVSDTHATILTRDALTFYATLHRAFNPRRLELLEKRKARQAELDLGALPDFHPETQSVRDGDWRVDPVPADFQDRRVEITGPVDRKMVINALNSGAKTYMADFEDSHGPTWEATLDGQVNLYDAIRRQIDFTAPNGKEYKLNAQVATLIVRPRGWHLSEKHVLVDGERASGSLFDFALYFFHNAKYRAEQGSGVYLYLPKMEHYLEARLWNDVFEKAQELLGLPRGTVKGTVLIEHILAAFQMDEILYELRHHSGGLNCGRWDYIFSYIKKFARKEEYLVPDRALVGMTTPFMRAYSLACIKTCHKRGAFAMGGMAAQIPIKNDPEANDKAMAKVHADKKREAEDGHDGTWVAHPALVAIAMEEFDKVLGDKPNQIDKQRDDVRVSQAALLEIPAGAITEHGIRENIKVGVQYLEAWLRGVGCVPLYNLMEDAATAEISRTQLWQWVHNPKAVLDDGRPVTLELVRQIAGEEMDAIQAEVGADRFESGKYHEAARLFDEFTANGELAEFLTLAAYEQLD, via the coding sequence ATGGCATCCATCGATGTGCCCGAGGGCCTGGAAATCCTGGGACCCGTATCGGACACGCATGCGACGATCCTGACCCGGGACGCGCTTACCTTCTACGCCACCCTGCACCGCGCCTTTAATCCCCGGCGTCTGGAGCTCCTGGAGAAGCGCAAGGCGCGCCAGGCGGAGCTGGACTTGGGCGCCCTGCCCGATTTCCACCCCGAAACCCAGTCCGTGCGCGACGGCGACTGGCGGGTGGATCCCGTACCGGCCGATTTTCAGGATCGCCGCGTCGAAATCACCGGCCCGGTGGATCGCAAGATGGTGATCAACGCACTTAATTCCGGCGCGAAGACCTACATGGCGGATTTTGAGGACTCGCACGGCCCGACCTGGGAAGCGACGCTGGACGGTCAGGTAAACCTGTACGACGCGATCCGCCGCCAGATCGATTTCACGGCGCCGAACGGCAAGGAATACAAGCTCAACGCGCAGGTGGCGACGCTGATTGTGCGCCCGCGCGGCTGGCACCTTTCCGAGAAGCACGTGCTGGTGGACGGCGAGCGGGCGTCGGGGAGCCTCTTCGATTTCGCGCTGTATTTCTTCCACAACGCGAAGTACCGCGCCGAACAGGGGTCCGGCGTGTACCTGTACCTGCCGAAGATGGAGCACTACCTCGAGGCGCGCCTGTGGAACGACGTGTTCGAGAAGGCGCAGGAGCTGCTCGGCCTGCCGCGGGGCACGGTGAAGGGGACGGTGCTTATCGAGCACATTCTCGCGGCGTTCCAGATGGACGAGATCCTGTACGAGCTTCGCCACCACAGCGGCGGGCTGAACTGTGGCCGCTGGGACTACATTTTCAGCTACATCAAGAAATTCGCCCGGAAAGAGGAGTACCTGGTGCCGGATCGTGCGCTGGTCGGCATGACCACGCCGTTCATGCGCGCCTACTCGCTGGCCTGCATCAAAACCTGCCACAAGCGCGGCGCGTTCGCGATGGGCGGCATGGCGGCGCAGATCCCGATCAAGAACGATCCGGAAGCGAACGACAAGGCGATGGCGAAGGTGCACGCGGACAAGAAGCGCGAGGCCGAGGATGGCCACGACGGCACGTGGGTGGCGCACCCGGCGCTGGTCGCCATTGCGATGGAAGAATTCGACAAGGTGCTGGGCGACAAGCCGAACCAGATCGACAAGCAGCGGGACGATGTGCGGGTGTCGCAGGCGGCGCTGCTGGAGATCCCGGCGGGCGCGATCACGGAGCACGGCATTCGCGAGAACATCAAGGTGGGCGTGCAGTACCTGGAGGCGTGGCTGCGCGGCGTGGGGTGCGTGCCGCTGTACAACCTGATGGAAGACGCGGCGACGGCGGAGATCTCGCGCACACAGCTTTGGCAGTGGGTGCACAACCCGAAGGCGGTGCTGGACGACGGCCGCCCGGTGACCCTCGAGCTGGTGCGCCAGATCGCGGGAGAAGAAATGGACGCGATCCAGGCCGAAGTGGGCGCGGATCGCTTTGAATCGGGCAAGTACCACGAGGCGGCCCGGCTTTTTGACGAGTTTACGGCAAACGGGGAGCTGGCGGAGTTTCTTACGCTGGCGGCCTACGAGCAACTGGACTAA